From the Gossypium hirsutum isolate 1008001.06 chromosome A02, Gossypium_hirsutum_v2.1, whole genome shotgun sequence genome, the window AAGAATTACTTGAATTCCATGTTGTGGCACAAGGGAGATAATAGGTATTGGTGAGTGGACATAGGTGGGGGAGAGGGAAACGGTGTAACGTTGTAGAATCATGGAGAGAACAATCTTGGTTTCTATCATTGCAAAGGTCATACCAACACAAGATCGAAGTCCCAATCCGAAAGGGGAAAATGCAGCAGCGTTGTAGTTGGTAGCTTTGGCAATCCCTTCGGAGAATCTCTCCGGTTTAAAAAGATGTGCATCATCACCCCACAAATAAGGGTCACGATGAAGTCTGCTGTTTAGAACCAGAATATCTATATTAGCAGGCAAGACTAGCTTTTCTAACTGAACTTCTCTTGCAACTTCTCTTGGCAGGCCATTTGTTGGACCATACAATCTTAGAGTTTCGTTGATGATCATAGACATCTGTTTGAAAAATAGAAATGTGTTAGTGTAGCGATCACAATTTAAATTCTTGGTTTTATAGTTTACTTACCGTTTTGAGTTTGGGGATGCCTTCAAGATGCGGATTTTGGTTACCAAATATGTCAATCACCTCTCTTCTTGCTTTTTCTTGCCAATCTCCATGGATTGCCAAATGTAGGACTATCCATGAAAGCAATGAATTAAGAGTTGATTGACCAGCAAAGTAGATTGTTTTGCATTCACCTACCAAGTCTTCTAATGAAAGCTTGTTTTTATCGTTCAAATCATGATAAGCATTTACAAGTAATCCCAAATAATCATCACCGAAGCTGTCAGCTTCTCCACCCACAACTTTGTCTTCTCTTTTCTTAATTATCTCCATCACACAATCTTGTATGCCTTTTTCAAGTTTTTCAGACTCTAGCAAATCAGCAGATTTCCATAATTTGCTGTGAAAGCAAACCAAGGTCAGCCATATATAAGGAGAAAACTATATCCATGGGGATTGAGAACACAATCAAGGAAAAACATGGGATTAACAGATTTAGAGGGAACATACTTAGTGAAAGGAATCGTAGTCTTGGAAATATTTCGGCTCACAAGTATGTTCAACTTTTTGAGCATGACAAAAATCTTCTCCCCTTCCAAGTAATTGCTACCGAAAGCTGTTTTTGATATCACTTCTGAAGTCAATAATCTGAATTCTTCGAATACTTCAATCTCTTTGCTTTCTTGAGCTTTCCACTTTTCTAGCATTGTTTCGACACTAGCAATTATTGTTGGAGTCATGTTCTGCCCAAACAATCCTCCAATATGTTAGTGCTCTGATTATATTGCAGTACTCTATGTATAATTACAACTAATTTATATATTTCAAGGATTTACCTTTAGCCTTTCCCCATGGAAAGCTTTATCGGCCAGCTTTCGATGCTTTGCCCATTTTCCCCCCTCAATGAACGCAAGCCCATTTCCCAACAGCTTCTCACCAATATCTGAAAGCTTcctttttggaaattttttttcactatttctTAGAACCTTTTTGACAAGTTCGGGGTCTGAAATCACCAGTTCAGCTCGAACACCGCTCCAAGAAAGATAATTCTTCCCTAATcacataaaagaaaaaaggatCTATCTTTTCTTGGAGCCATAAAATAGAAACCATGATGAAAAACATGCATGGATCTTACCATATCTGTTGATCCAGGTGTAAAAATGTGGCTGTACTTTGGGAAATATATCATCTGTTAAGGCCAAACATTTGCTTGATGCTTCCATTCTCATTTTGGTaacttgtttgttgtttccatAGATGAATTTGTAAGGAGGTCCTTTGATTCCCTGCGAATTCATCATATGTTCTATACGGAGAGGTATCCACATGTACTCATAAAGGAACTTTATTAAAGCTACGAGGAAGAAACAACATGGGACAAGAATTACAAGCTCCATCAAgccactcttttttttcttctcttaccCCTGAATCCAGATGTTCCATTTGTATTTATATTGTGATTTCCATTTTGAACGAATACACATGAATTATGAGgatatcatattttaaaatttaatgttttacttagtatttacattaaaataataatatttttttaaaaaattgatggttaaattatattttttaaaggttaaaactAAATTTAGCTAAAATTAATAATGACTAAAGAGAAAAGATTTTATGAAACAGGGTGTCACGTCATCATATATCACTTTCCAATTACTTAatgacatttcaacaattttttatatgtcattaatacataattttggtaatttttaaccTGAACCTTGCACTTGAATCCTAAATCTCGAACCCCGAACCTCAAACTCAAAACTCTGAATCTTAAATTAAAATGCCAAATTCAAGATTTAGGGTTGAAGATTCAAGTTTAGGATTTAAGGGTcgagtttaaggtttaaggtttgagTTTGAGAGTTTAGAgttcaaaatttaagtttaacaaattaccaaaattatatataaataatataaaaaatattaaaatattagttaATAATTAGAAAATGATACAAAATGACGTGACCATCTTAATTGatagggttttttactaaaataggacaaaaaaataaaaaaaatgtcaaaataatacaaaGCAAAAactatgtaccaaaatggtacatttggggtggtgccgcctatggcAGAGGCGTGACCACCCCATGTCAAATCAAAAATTACTGTTGCTGTCTGTCAAATTGTGGCACAGGACtgaaatgtaataatataaaatatttagggACCTGTTATGAATTGTTTCATTTAGAATGGCTGCTGAAGAAAAGGAGAAAGGGTGCTGCCTAACATTGTGGCAGCACCAAACTTTAAATATGGCTAATTGCCTTGttagccctccttatttattattttctttttattccccttcaactcactatattgtttttaaacaagcccctaacctatttttgtagttaaataagccctTAACTTATGGTTTTTACTCATATTAGCCATATTTAAAGTTTGGTGCCGCCACACTGTTAGGCGGCACCCTTTCTCCTTTTTTTCAGCAGCCATTCTAAATGAAACAATTCATAACAGGTccctaaatattttatattattacatttcaGTCCTGTGCCACAATTTGACAGGCAGCAACAGTAACTTTTGATTTGACATGGGGTGGTCACGCCTCTGCCATAGGCGGCACCACTCCAAATGTACCATTTTGATACATAATTTTTGCtttatattattttgacattttttttatttttttttcctattttagtaaaaaaccctatTTTTTTCTCCTTTGCGTGTAACACGTTGAAGAAAAAACTTGCCAAATAATCTGTATCCGATTGCAGCCCCACATAAAGTGGGAAACATTATTGCAAGGAACTTTGACAAAAAGAGCAACTTTACCAAGTGGgcttattttaagaattttattttaaaatttttaaatataatttaatattaaattgaaaaaataataataaatatatttataaaaatattaaaaattaaataaaactttaattgaaatgataaatatattaaatttataatattttaggttaaaatataatgaatcatatttttctagattttatattaTTCGAAATAACAAAAATCCCTACAATAATTTTAGGATGTATTTCTATCttgtttattttctaataaaaatcaataaaaaagttacaattgtTTAGATTTGAACAAATGTTActaacatttataaaattatcttttactAGTTCAaacaaagttttattttgatatatttatactTTTCAATGTTAAGGTAAACTGTATTAGTAGTTAcccaattattagtaaatttttttttcatcacttaattataaaaaattacaaaattattacccaactatttaattttgtccTTTTTAGTCACTGGTTGGGGTGACATCTTTTAAAATTCACATAATAGAAACTTTAACCTTCAACATTTCTACATTGTGtttatttagtcttgattctaaaaaatctaGCCCTCCATACTTATGCAttatgtaatttgattttttctttacaattttacttttctttgtgcCCATTTcacttaaaaagtaaaaaatatatatatttgctaaatttgataaaagaaatacaaaaaatagaaacacctaaaattttaaggtaaTAACTTTCATACTATcatttgtaaatgttgagggttgaattttttttagattcaATACTAAATTGACATCATTTATAAAggttgagggttaaagttgctattgTACCAAATTTTAAAAGCTACCACAGTTACCCAACTAGtggcaaaaatgataaaattgaatttGTAAATGTCTTATTGATGTAAATAATACAGGTTCaaattcaatcacatgcaaatttttttattgaattttattaaaaattaaaagactaaatataatttattttaattatgaaaagatatttctataattttactaACTAAATTGATGCCCGATTGATTCGTAATAGTAATTCAATCATGAACTTAAATTATTgtataaatatagtaaaaaacaCTCTTACAATATAATAACTTTGTAtgtaaaagaatattttaatcACTTTCTGTACATAATCTACTACTAACAAAATCAAACCCATCAGTCCCTCTACCCTGTAATCTAATTTGGACAACTCTTTTTACATTTATAACAATTAGTTgctcattttaatattatatatcttataattttgaaagggttaaatcaaaattttatcatttttaaagaaattaaagtataattttatcattattaatttaaaattttataaattataaaggatttaaattacaattttactattttagggCATCCACTACGCTTCACCACTGTAGTTGCTCATTACTAGACAGTCCCCTAAATTGCCTTTGGTTCCTTTCCTTCCAAACCAAATAAACAAAAGAAGTACAAGCTAGATTCAAGATACGGTAAGTAAACTCTTCTCTTTCAACTTGGTTCAAGCCCATTGAAGTTCTTGATTTTGTCCATAACATCCTTCTGAATATGATAGAGATCAAGGGTACTTTTCCAAACTATCTTTCAGAAACTACATCCATAGAACAAGTGAACTCTTGTTTCCATCTCCTTGCAACAAAGTTCGACATTCCTTTAGCATCTAGAACAACAAGTAAACACTCCCAATTAAGAGACTTAAAGGCTTTTTGAAGGTCGATCTTAAAAGCACATCTGGGGGAGAGAGTACTTCTACAATAGCCTTTGACTAATTCATGTGC encodes:
- the LOC107939839 gene encoding cytochrome P450 CYP749A22 produces the protein MELVILVPCCFFLVALIKFLYEYMWIPLRIEHMMNSQGIKGPPYKFIYGNNKQVTKMRMEASSKCLALTDDIFPKVQPHFYTWINRYGKNYLSWSGVRAELVISDPELVKKVLRNSEKKFPKRKLSDIGEKLLGNGLAFIEGGKWAKHRKLADKAFHGERLKNMTPTIIASVETMLEKWKAQESKEIEVFEEFRLLTSEVISKTAFGSNYLEGEKIFVMLKKLNILVSRNISKTTIPFTNKLWKSADLLESEKLEKGIQDCVMEIIKKREDKVVGGEADSFGDDYLGLLVNAYHDLNDKNKLSLEDLVGECKTIYFAGQSTLNSLLSWIVLHLAIHGDWQEKARREVIDIFGNQNPHLEGIPKLKTMSMIINETLRLYGPTNGLPREVAREVQLEKLVLPANIDILVLNSRLHRDPYLWGDDAHLFKPERFSEGIAKATNYNAAAFSPFGLGLRSCVGMTFAMIETKIVLSMILQRYTVSLSPTYVHSPIPIISLVPQHGIQVILESLHNNACST